From the Lemur catta isolate mLemCat1 chromosome 1, mLemCat1.pri, whole genome shotgun sequence genome, the window atttaacacaagtagaaatttctaaataattttctaaagtaattgTACCAATTTATGCCCCTTAAACAGAGTATGAAATTTCCACTTGCTCCAATCCTTggcaacacttgatattgtcaatCTTTTTGATGTTAGCTGTTCTGGTAGGTACGAGTTTTAAGCtgtatttctctgattactaatgagatTAAGCAATTTTTCGTATATTTATCGGTCACATGCCTGTTTAAATCTCTTGCTCCTTTTTCTATTGGGTTGCctatctttttcttattactttttaagagtttttaatatattctggatatgaccATTTTGTTAGTTACATGTGTTCCAAGAATTGTTTCCATTCTATAATTGCCTTTTCAGCTTCTAAATGGTAACTTTTGATGAATAGACCTTTCTGGTTTTCATGTAGCTCAAattatagttgtttttttctccataaataaTTACtgcttttatgtaaatttaagaaatgttttcattcctAAAGTCATAAAGGACATATGTTTATCTTTATCTCCTAGAAGTGTCATGGTTTTCACTTTTATATCTAGATGTACTACCTCCTCAGAAGGTGTTTTGTGAATAGTGTGATACATGGGTCgtttaaatttttccattataGTATCCAAGTGACCatgcatcatttattgaaaagactgttctaaataaaatattcatacatatgtgggtttatttctggactcccgattctattccattgatctattcaTTTATCCTTGCACCAGTACTGCACTaccttaattactgtagctttataataagatTTGATATCTGATACattaagtcctccaactttgtaaTTGTTCAGGGTTGTCATGGCTATTGTTGGCTCactgcattttcatataaattttagagccAGTGTGTCAGTTTCTACAAACCACCTCTCTggattttgatttgtattataAGAAcatatagattaatttgggggaTAATATAGAGTCTTCTGACCCATAAATACGGaatattacttcatttatttaaatattcttttatttttcttaataatgttttgtagttctcgAGTAAAGGGCTTgtacatcttttgttagatttattctaggtatttggtattttttatgcttttaaaaatcatatcattaaacatttaaaatttctaattatttattgctggtctataaaaatataattttcttgtgGGCTGAACTTATATCAGTTGAACTTATTAATGTCAGTGGTAATAATGAtagtgttatttcttcctttctcaatACCAAGTCCTTGAATTTCTTTGTCTTGATATAAGGCACTGGCTAGGAACTCTAGTACAATAGAATTGGGTAATAGTAAGTATTCTTAGTTTATTCGTGACCTTTGAGGGTAATCTTTCAACATTTTACCATAAAGTATGATATTTACTATGGATTTCTATTGTTGgcttggtgcagtggctcactcctgtaatcccagcactttgggaggctgaggtgggaggattgtttgaggccaggagttcaagaccaacctgggcaatgtagtgacaacctgtctctaccaaaaaaaaaaaaagatttctatagTTACCCTTCAATAGATTACTGATATTCCTTTAATTTAAGCAGGTACTaaagagctatttttaaaaatgaatgttagttaaatattatcacatttttttctgcatctattgagatggtcatataattttttttattctgttgaagTGGTGATTTACAttgataaattttcaaatattaaaccagCCTTACATTCCTGGAATAAGTTCTACTTGGCCatggtatattatttttcttatgtatcaTTTCATTGAGTTTGCTGAcgtttaggatttttgcatttttgtgagaAGGACtggtttgtaatttttctttattatgacATCCTTTTCAGTTTTGGCATCAAGGTTTTGTTAGCCTCATAGAGTGATTTGGAAAGTGGTTGATACTGTTCTTAGGCCTATATTCTCCTAGCTTCAAGTCTTACAGAGTGCCTCTCTTCCATCAATTCCCATAAATATCTCTGAATTGACACTGATTTGGTCTCACTGGTGTGATTTTAGTCAAATGGCATCCCTAAGCTAGTAACCGTGGCCATTCTTTGCTTGAAGATGAAGTCAGCAGCGCCGTAGCTATGGGGACAGAGAATGGAGAGGCTTTCCTGAGAAAAATCAGGCTCCTTTTGTATTAAGATTGAAGAATGGATGCCAGATAGGTAGAAACTACATCTAACCGTTACATTATTCGtttttttctgacttaaaaaagtgaaacaacTTCACATagccaaatttatatttctttaatctttaaaaaaattatctcctcAAATTCCTTTTTACCatcttccatctttattttttaattctttttctttctttttttttttttgttgttgttgagacagagtgtcacttggtgtccctgggtagagtgcagtaatgtgattgtagctcactgcaagctccaactcctgggctgtgagccatcattctgcctcagcctcccatgtagctgggactataggtgtgcggcGCAATGCCCGACTGGGTTTtgtgtatgttttgtttgtttgtttttctgatttctgttttgtagagatggggtctcactgtgctcaggctggtgttgaacccctgagctccagctatcctccccctccgcctcccagagagctaggattacaggtgtgagccactgcacctggctaccGTTTTCCATctttaataagataatttttttactgaaattttcttcttttttatgttttcaggttttatatttatctacttaattcattttttcccctaaggTACAGGAAACCAGGAATacttaattcattttgaatttatttcagtttaaGATATGAAGTGaggggccaggcgaggtggctcacgtctgtaatcctagcactctgggaggcggaggtgggaggattgtttgagctcaggagttcgagaccagcctgagcaagagcgagacccccatctctactaaaaatagaaagaaattatatggacagctaaaaatatatatagaaagattaaccgggcatggtggtgcatgcctgtagtcccagctactcgggaggctgaggcagaaggattgcttgagcccaggagtttgaggttgctgtgagctaggctgacgccacggcactctagcccgggcaacagagtgagactctgtctcacacacacacacaaaaaagatatgAAGTGAGAATCTAACTTCATTTTTCCCTAAGAGAGTGGCATATCTCTTAACTTACCTTCATTTGTTTAACTGATTCTTTctgtaaaatataatactttacaCTTAACATGATACTTACTCTGTACCAAGCCCTGTGCTCAACATTCtaacaaatattaactcatttaatgtttATAAGGATTCTGTAAGGTAGATACTATTGTTATCTTCATATGTATGACTGACATACAGAGAAGTCTTGTTTGCTCAAGATCAAAGGGCCAATGGGTGGCTGAGCTGGGCTATGAATGCAGGTAGTGTGCTTCCAGCAGCTCTGTCCTCAATCTGTGCTAAACTGCCTCCTAAAATGATTGGCGTCCACAGCATGCTGAACTTTTGCAGCTTGTTGGCTTCTGTACGTGTATACTTCCATTCCACCAGTGGACTTATACCAAGAACCAGTGGTTTGTTTCCAAACCTTTCTTTGATAATTGGGCTTGTTATTGTAATTACATATTTTAGCTGAGCAAAGATAAATTGATGAAATATGAGTgtaaaaagaaagttatttctaTGAAAACTAAGTTGATTCCTTTCAATAGATTCCATAAAGGCAGGTAGTGAAAAAAAGTGTGTTGAATTAGATGTGGGTGAGGACTACAAAGACTGGCAAacagaaaaagagtaaaaatctTAGAATTTTGCTTAGTTCCTCaagtatctttaaaattttcatactaCCAAAACAAATCTTGAAAATCATAgaacatatattataaatgtgGATTAACTGAAAAAGACTACAAcacaaaaaggacattagtgaaTGAATATATCTTTATAGGTTTTaattacacataaatatttaaggcATGTATCACTTTTATATTGTTCTTCTGCTTTAACCTctctcctacccccacccccaaatagCCAATTAAGTACTAGTTCCAATCTTTTTGGAAGAAAGTCTTCTGTGGTTAGCCAGTGGTCTTGGCATCGTTTATTGAGCTGATCTTTACTTATTAGAAACTCTATTTTTGTCATCTGTTAGATACCTATATGTACTGAAGTATTTTTCCAGACTATTTATTCAGTCTCACTATTCGATTTGTTAGTTCTTGACTTAAGTGCTTTAATATCTGAAAGTTTTCTTTGTTCTACATTTCTTGGTTATTccactttattaattttatatacatataatatttctgaagtttgtcataaatatatttttgttgaggatattttttatcaattttaaaaggtTCTAGCAAAGAAGGAATCCTAAGTTTATTATTGTAATCCTAAAATGAGGCAAGATTGAGGAACTCACATACAGGCTAGGGTTAGAAACATCAAGAAATACCATACATAATAGTGCTATACTGAGTTTTCTGTACTCTCTGAACAAGACTGAATGGACCAATAATAATACAAGTAAGAAACTACTGTTGATTAGAAAACGTGATAAAAACTGTCTATGAGGGGATAGTCCATGGAGGTCAGGACAGGAGCTTCATTTGCAAAGGTTCAGGCCAGGAGGCAACTTTTCCACTCTCTCAGGTCTGGCTCATCTTTATGAGAGGAGCTTGCTCGCCTGCTCCCTAAACACCTGCTTCACCTGTTTGTTCCTCAGGGTGTAGATGAAGGGGTTGAGCATCGGGGTCACCACGGTGTTGAGCAATGCTACCACCTTGTTCCTGTCCTCCCCCTGGCCACCCTTGCCTGACCGGATATACATGAAGATGCAGCTGCCATAGAAGAGAGACACAACGATGatgtgggaggagcaggctgaGAAGGCTTTCTGCCTCTCCTTGGCCGAGGGGATGTGCAGGATGGTGTGGAGGATGTGGCCATAGCAGGTGGCCGTCACAGACAGAGTGCCCAGTAAGCTGAAGTTGGCTACAACAAAACCCAGAAGCTCTATCAGAGTTGTGTCTGCACATATGAGTTCCAGGAGTGGAAAGTTGTCACAAAAGAAATGATTGATGATATTGGGGCCACAGAATGGCTGCTGAAGTATGATGAAGCTTGGAACAATGATGAGAAGGAATCCTGTCATCCATGAACAGAGCACCAGCTGGACACAGACCCTTTTGCTCATGATGGTGACATAACGCAAGGGATTACATATGGCCATGTACCTGTCAAAGGACATCACTGCCAATAGGAAGAACTCTGTGGTGCCCaggaagaaatagaggaaacTTTGTAGGAAGCAGCCTGGGAGGGAGATGGTCTTGTATCCTGTGAGGATGTTGGTCAGCGTCTTGGGGAAAATGACAGAGGTGAACCAGATCTCCAGGACAGCAAAGTTGCGAAGGAAGTAGTACATCGGGGTGTGGAGGCGCCTGTCCATGAGGGTGATGACCACGATGAGGAGGTTCCCCAGCAGTGTGAGGAGGTAGGTCAGGAGGAGCCCCAGGAAGATGAGCATCTGCAGCTCACAGGCGTCTGAGAGCCCCAGCAGGACAAACTCGGTGACAGTGGTGTGGTTCCCCATGGCTCCTCTAACTCTGCTGGGGACGGCCCATCAGAGGTGTTCAGCTCAGGAGTCGTGATGTTGGGGGTCTGAGAACAACctgaaagtgaaaggaaagaGGGATGAGTGCTACATTTTGAGCTGAAGGAGTCCTTTATTTCTGTGAAGGACGTATCTTCCCACCGCTGACTACTCAGGCTTGTTTGCAGAGCCTCTGGGGGTGTCTGTCTCATGTTTGGTCTCTGGTGTATCTGTGTGTTTAGAGGAGAAAGGAGTGGTGTGCAGTGTGGCCTAAGTAAGGCTCAGAACCGAAAATTAGCCTTTCTTACTTTTCTTAAccaaaacttttatttcttatttctcaatAGATTCCATTGTCCCTAGTAATAAAACTTGCTTTTACTATCTTTTGTTCTTATGTTTACTTCAATATTGGGTCTTTATCCACAAACAGTTTATATTTGAGGGTGTTGCTGTTTCAAGATTATCTGAATGTTTGggatgggtgcagtggctcacgactgtaatcctagcactctgggaggtcaaggcaggaggatcgcttgaggtcaagagtttgagactagcttgagcaagagcaagaccccgtctctactaaaaatagacaataaattagccagttgtggtggtgcatgcctgtagtcccagctacttgggaggctgaggcagaaggatcactcaagcccaggagtttgaggttgctgtgaggtaggctgacaccatggcagcttaggtgacagagcgagactctgactcaaaaaaaaaaaaaaattatctgaatattTGATGCCTTTCACTAGTATTTGGATTAATAAAGAAGGGTAGAGGAAATATATGAGAGGAAAATACAATTCTCAcaaatcaaataaagaaaatccaaGTAATATCTTCATAAATCAAAATTTCTTACTGGGGGTTTGATATTCAATGTTCTTAATGATCTGTTCCCAAATGATATTTCCAGGTTCTCTTATTACATCCTCCCACAAACTCTGAGCTCTAGATACAATAGTCTCTTTGCAAT encodes:
- the LOC123630374 gene encoding olfactory receptor 49; its protein translation is MGNHTTVTEFVLLGLSDACELQMLIFLGLLLTYLLTLLGNLLIVVITLMDRRLHTPMYYFLRNFAVLEIWFTSVIFPKTLTNILTGYKTISLPGCFLQSFLYFFLGTTEFFLLAVMSFDRYMAICNPLRYVTIMSKRVCVQLVLCSWMTGFLLIIVPSFIILQQPFCGPNIINHFFCDNFPLLELICADTTLIELLGFVVANFSLLGTLSVTATCYGHILHTILHIPSAKERQKAFSACSSHIIVVSLFYGSCIFMYIRSGKGGQGEDRNKVVALLNTVVTPMLNPFIYTLRNKQVKQVFREQASKLLS